Proteins encoded together in one Lathyrus oleraceus cultivar Zhongwan6 chromosome 5, CAAS_Psat_ZW6_1.0, whole genome shotgun sequence window:
- the LOC127080334 gene encoding uncharacterized protein LOC127080334 produces the protein MEGIPEISLSTPVDQLEVLCETIVDFYNLKRNGLDLSGDVATQGCEVYFNELNGPIYLALVWQKVLSNVQKGGNMNEVAATIFQKGSDSGVKNLKYESRILANIILGCIHHHPANNYVGYINVDHKYMLYYLAKGIKMILSSILFKYLREMVKEIRNDGSKQRKWIPLGRLILDILVERNLVAKLEEMNFRDDLYTYVGKSFNGRNLKSMLMIKDIVNLDRMDKEFVSSKRVEVYDFPLFTKQDLPEVL, from the exons ATGGAAGGCATCCCTGAAATTTCTTTATCTACTCCAGTGGATCAGTTGGAAGTTCTCTGTGAAACTATTGTAGATTTTTATAATCTAAAGAGAAATGGGCTTGATCTCTCTGGAGATGTTGCAACCCAAGGATGTGAAGTCTACTTCAACGAGTTGAATGGGCCAATCTATCTAGCACTG GTCTGGCAAAAGGTGTTATCAAATGTTCAAAAAGGGGGAAATATGAATGAAGTTGCGGCTACAATCTTTCAGAAAGGATCAGACTCAGGTGTCAAGAACCTTAAATATGAGTCAAGGATTTTGGCCAATATTATCTTGGGGTGCATTCATCATCATCCTGCTAACAACTATGTTGGTTATATCAATGTTGACCATAAATACATGTTGTATTATCTGGCCAAAGGCATCAAAATGATTCTTTCTTCCATCTTGTTTAAATACTTGAGAGAGATGGTCAAAGAAATAAGGAACGATGGTAGCAAACAAAGGAAGTGGATTCCTTTAGGCAGGTTAATCTTGGATATCCTGGTTGAAAGAAATTTGGTAGCCAAGTTGGAAGAAATGAACTTTCGTGACGATCTCTACACATATGTGGGAAAATCCTTCAACGGAAGGAATCTTAAAAGCATGCTTATGATTAAAGATATTGTGAATCTTGATAGGATGGACAAGGAATTTGTCTCCTCCAAAAGGGTTGAGGTTTATGACTTTCCTCTATTCACTAAGCAGGATCTTCCAGAGGTTTTATGA
- the LOC127084136 gene encoding uncharacterized protein LOC127084136 produces the protein MDLIELWAIFGPGVAGAVFGAGWWIWLDAVVCSSTTVPFLHYLPGIFASLAGLMFNCVRKEDIDYSPYDEGEWRLKLWLFIAYVVSFVSLAGSAGLLIQDSLDKSAPSVWAGVAGVLQCVFVLISGLIYWTAHPE, from the exons ATGGACTTGATTGAATTATGGGCAATTTTCGGCCCTGGCGTCGCCGGTGCTGTTTTCGGTGCCGGCTGGTGGATCTGGCTCGACGCCGTCGTATGCAGCTCCACAACCGTTCCCTTCCTTCACTATCTCCCTG GAATTTTTGCATCTCTAGCGGGTTTGATGTTCAATTGCGTTAGAAAAGAAGATATTGATTATTCTCCTTATGACGAAGGAGAATGGAG ACTGAAGCTGTGGCTCTTCATCGCATATGTCGTGTCCTTTGTTTCTTTAGCTGGATCAGCGGGTTTACTGATCCAAGATTCACTTGACAAATCTGCCCCTTCAGTGTGGGCTGGAGTTGCAGGTGTTTTGCAGTGTGTTTTTGTCTTGATCAG TGGACTGATTTATTGGACTGCTCATCCTGAATAA
- the LOC127080335 gene encoding secreted RxLR effector protein 161-like translates to MNHVTIYKSVVTPLAPHFRLSGNQSPTTAEDKAYMENVPYATAVGSLMYAMVCTCPDISQAVSVVSMFMANPGKAHWEEVKWILRYLKGTINTGLCFGEDTCQISGFVDSDYAGDLDRRRSTTGYVFKIHGAPVSWRSMLQSTVALSTTEAEYMAVAEGVKEALWLRGLLGDLGVEQERVRLMCDSQSAIHLAKNQVHHARTKHIDVRYHFVRDVVEEGHISLTKVHTDDNNTYCIPYFTSVRPRERRHISLP, encoded by the coding sequence ATGAATCATGTTACAATTTATAAGTCGGTGGTTACTCCATTAGCTCCACATTTTAGGCTTTCTGGTAATCAATCTCCCACTACAGCAGAAGATAAGGCATACATGGAAAATGTACCTTATGCTACTGCAGTTGGCAGTTTGATGTACGCTATGGTGTGTACATGTCCAGATATTTCACAAGCGGTAAGTGTTGTCAGTATGTTCATGGCAAATCCGGGAAAGGCACACTGGGAAGAGGTGAAGTGGATTTTGAGGTACTTAAAGGGTACCATTAACACTGGTTTGTGTTTTGGTGAAGATACATGTCAAATAAGCGGGTTCGTTGATTCAGATTATGCTGGTGATCTAGATAGACGGCGATCTACTACTGGTTATGTGTTCAAAATACACGGTGCTCCAGTTAGTTGGCGATCGATGTTACAGTCTACAGTGGCACTCTCTACTACGGAAGCCGAGTACATGGCAGTAGCAGAAGGAGTAAAGGAAGCATTGTGGCTGAGGGGTCTTCTAGGTGATTTGGGTGTTGAGCAAGAACGCGTGAGACTGATGTGTGATAGTCAAAGTGCAATTCATTTGGCTAAGAATCAGGTCCATCATGCTCGAACCAAGCATATAGATGTCAGGTATCATTTTGTACGGGATGTCGTAGAGGAAGGTCATATTTCTCTTACGAAAGTACACACTGATGACAACAATACATATTGCATCCCATATTTCACTTCCGTAAGACCACGTGAAAGGCGCCATATTTCACTTCCGTAA